The window CGATCTGGGCGAGCAGCCCGATGCTCGGCGCATGTACCGACCGAACAGCTTCACTACGTGCACTTACCGTCACTTTTCCTCCGTCACCGAATGGCCACCGGCGTGGTACGCCCCGGTGCCCATATCCCCACCAACGGCGATTCGGTGCGAAGGGTTCACTGGCCGGGCCGGAATTTCAAGTCGGCATCCGGACACCGTGACGACCGACGCAGCCAACCAGCATTTCGTGACGATCAGTAGCCGGTCCAGACGGCTTTTGCCCCCGAGTCGCCGGCCCGCACCACGAAGTAGAGGCTTACCCCGGCCGCGACGACGACCAGACCCTTCACGACCAGGACCAGCATCCCGTTGCCGCGCGCACCGCCGGCGGTCGCGCTGTGCGCGGCGGCGGCGACCCGGGGGCCGACCAGGTACACCAGGGCCAGGGTGGCCAGCGCCAGCACGATCGACGCGAGCAGCGTCAGGTTCCCCAACTGTTCGTGCTCCTCGATCACCGGCCGGAAGCTCTCGGTGATCCGACCGGCCGTGTCCATCCGGTTGAGGAACGCGTCGCCGGACAGCTTGGTGACCAGCGCGGCGATCGGCGTGACGACGGCCAGCACGGCCAGCACCCACCGGGTGTGCGCCCGGATGAGCGGGACCAGGGCGTACCCGACCGCCAGCAGCGCCAGCAGCGGGACGAAGACCACCGCCGCGTGCAGCAGCAGTGGATGGGCGGGGATTCCCGCGACTTCCTCGAACATGTCTACGCCTCCTCGGCGGTTCCACGGCAGTCATGGCGACCAGGGATCGGAGGCTAACCCACCAGGAACCGGTACGGCAGCAGCCACCCGGCGACCGCCGGGCGTCGCGGTACAGCGGAGTCGATCAGGAGTCGTCGCCCTCGTCCGCCGATGGAAGCCGCCACCGTCGTTCCTGCGGACCACGTTGCGCGCCGAGGGTGTTCTCCGGTTCGGTGGTCTGCTCGAAACTGGGCCGACGGACCTGTTCCGGCCGGGGCACCTGGACGGCCCGGGCACCGGACACCGGGTCCGGCACGAAAGTGGCGACGTCGGTCGGCCCCTGCGCCGGACCGCGCGGGACGATCCGGTGGGCGGCCGGGTCACGGTGCAGTTCGTCGACGAGGTGCTGCGGCGGCTCGGTGTCCCGCTGCGGCAGGTCCCGACCGAGGTCCGCGACGAACAGGCCGTACTTGGCCTCGAAGGCCGGGCGTTCGGACCTGATCCGGGGCAACCGGTCGAAGTTGCGCAACGGCGGCGGGCAGGTGGTTGCCCACTCCAGCGAGTTGCCGAACCCCCATGGGTCGTGCACGCTCACCTGCTCGCCGAACCGGTACGACTTCCACACGTTCCAGATGAAGAACAGCGTGGACGCCCCGAGGATGAACGATCCGATGGTGGCGATGGTGTTCAGGACGGTGAACCCGTCGGTCGGCAGATAGTCGGCGTACCGGCGGGGAAAGCCCTCGTTGCCGAGCCAGTGCTGGACCAGAAAGGTGGCATGGAAGCCGATGAACATTGTCCAGAAGTGCGCCTTGCCGAGCGCTTCGTCGAGCAGTCGGCCGGTCATCTTCGGGAACCAGAAATAGATGCCGGCGAACGCCGCGAAAACGATCGTACCGAACAGCACGTAGTGGAAGTGGGCCACGACGAAGTAGCTGTCGGTGACGTGGAAGTCGACCGGTGGACTGGCCAGCAGCACCCCGGTCAGCCCGCCGAGCAGGAAGGTCACCAGGAAGCCGACCGCGAACAGCATCGGCGTATCGAAGGTCAACTGCCCCTTCCACATGGTGCCGAGCCAGTTGAAGAACTTGATCCCGGTGGGCACCGCGATCAGGAAGCTGAGCATGGCGAAGAACGGCAGCAGCACCTGGCCGGTGCCGTACATGTGGTGCGCCCACACGCTCATCGACAGCGCGGCGATCGCGATCGTCGCGGCCACCAGGCCCTTGTAGCCGAAGATCGGCTTGCGGGCGAAAACCGGAATGACCTCGCTGATGATGCCGAAGAACGGCAGCGCGACGATGTACACCTCGGGATGGCCGAAGAACCAGAACAGATGCTGCCACAGCATCGGGCCGCCGGTCTGTGGCGCGTACACGTGCGCGCCGAGCAGCCGGTCCGCCAGCAGCGCCAGCAGCGCCGCCGCCAGCAGCGGGAACACCAGGACCACCAGCAGTGCGGTGATCAGGATGTTCCAGGTGAAGATCGGCATCCGGAACATGGTCATACCTGGTGCGCGCAGGGTGATGATGGTGGCGATCAGGTTGACCGAGCCGAGGATGGTACCGAGGCCGGAGACGACCAGGCCGACGATCCACATGTTGGCGCCGATGCCCGGAGTGTGCTCCATCCGGCTCAACGGGGTGTAGGCGAACCAGCCGAAGTCGGGAGCACCGCCGGGCGTCAGGAATCCCCCCATGACCAGCAGCCCACCGAGCAGATAGAGCCAGTACGCCAGCGCGTTGAGCCGGGGGAACGACACGTCCGGGGCACCGATCTGCAACGGCACCAGATAGTTGGCGAACCCGAACACCAGCGGGGTGGCGAACAGCAGCATCATGATCGTGCCGTGCATGGTGAACAGCTGGTTGTACTGCTCCGGCGAGAGAAGCTGCATGCCGGGCCGGGCCAACTCGGCACGCATCAGCAGGGCCATGACGCCGCCCGCTATGAAATAGCCGAAGGACGTGCCGAGGTACAACAGGCCGATCTGCTTGGCGTCGGTGGTCCGCAGCAGCCGGGTCAGCGAGTTGCCCGGGACCGCCGGGCGGACCGGGCCAGGGGTGGCGCCGTCGGTCCCCAGCGCCACCGGGCGCGGCGGGGCCGTCGGTGGCGTACCCACCGTCGTGGTCTGCTCCGTCATGGCCGCCTCCCGCCCAGCACGTCAACCGACGGTAACTTGATAAATCGTCGGTTGAGGCGGTAAATCTGGATCAGTCGGGTCAAAGCCTGGCTGACCTCTCGACCGGGACGCGGTCCGGCTGCCGTAGCGCTGGCCGGCTGCCGTAGCGCGCCACGGCAGCCGGACCGACAGCTCTTTCGCCGTAGGTCCGGCTGCGACAGGATGGACCTGTCCACCGACCGTCGGACGGGAGCCGCGTGCCATCGACAATGATCGACCAGTCTGGTGACCCGCCGGTCACGGTCATCGACTCCCATCTGCACCTGTGGGACCCACGACTACTCGACTACCCGTGGCTGGCGCAGGTCCCCCGGCTACGGCGCAGCTACCTGCCAGCGGACCTCTCGACCGCCACCGCCGGGCTCGGATCGGGCGGATTCCACCTCGAAGCGGTGGTGTTCGTCGAGGCCGGCCGGGCCGACGCGGACGCCGACGCCGAGGTCGACTGGGTCGAACAGCTCTCCGCCGGATGGCCGATGATCCGGGCGGTGGTGGCCCATGTGCCGCTGGAGCGGGGCGCCGACGCCAGCGCAAGGATCGCCGCGCTACGCCGCCACCGCTTGGTCACCGGGGTGCGCCGCAACCTTCAGGACGAGGCCGACGGCTTCACCGCCACCGACGACTTCGTCGCCGGAGTCCGGCTGCTGGGCGATGCCGGGCTCAGCTTCGACCTCTGCGTGCGGCACCACCAACTGCCCGAGGTGACTGCACTGGCGGCCCGGGTGCCGGAGGTCACCTTCGTCCTGGACCATCTCGGAAAACCACCGGTGGCCGTCGGCGACACCGAGCCATGGCGCGACGACCTGGCCCGCATCGCGCAGTTGCCGAACGTGGTCTGCAAGCTCTCCGGGCTGGCCACCGAGTCGTCCCGCGGCTGGCTCGGTCACGACCTGCTGCCCTACCTCGACCACGCG is drawn from Micromonospora sp. Llam0 and contains these coding sequences:
- the ctaD gene encoding cytochrome c oxidase subunit I, which gives rise to MTEQTTTVGTPPTAPPRPVALGTDGATPGPVRPAVPGNSLTRLLRTTDAKQIGLLYLGTSFGYFIAGGVMALLMRAELARPGMQLLSPEQYNQLFTMHGTIMMLLFATPLVFGFANYLVPLQIGAPDVSFPRLNALAYWLYLLGGLLVMGGFLTPGGAPDFGWFAYTPLSRMEHTPGIGANMWIVGLVVSGLGTILGSVNLIATIITLRAPGMTMFRMPIFTWNILITALLVVLVFPLLAAALLALLADRLLGAHVYAPQTGGPMLWQHLFWFFGHPEVYIVALPFFGIISEVIPVFARKPIFGYKGLVAATIAIAALSMSVWAHHMYGTGQVLLPFFAMLSFLIAVPTGIKFFNWLGTMWKGQLTFDTPMLFAVGFLVTFLLGGLTGVLLASPPVDFHVTDSYFVVAHFHYVLFGTIVFAAFAGIYFWFPKMTGRLLDEALGKAHFWTMFIGFHATFLVQHWLGNEGFPRRYADYLPTDGFTVLNTIATIGSFILGASTLFFIWNVWKSYRFGEQVSVHDPWGFGNSLEWATTCPPPLRNFDRLPRIRSERPAFEAKYGLFVADLGRDLPQRDTEPPQHLVDELHRDPAAHRIVPRGPAQGPTDVATFVPDPVSGARAVQVPRPEQVRRPSFEQTTEPENTLGAQRGPQERRWRLPSADEGDDS
- a CDS encoding amidohydrolase, whose amino-acid sequence is MPSTMIDQSGDPPVTVIDSHLHLWDPRLLDYPWLAQVPRLRRSYLPADLSTATAGLGSGGFHLEAVVFVEAGRADADADAEVDWVEQLSAGWPMIRAVVAHVPLERGADASARIAALRRHRLVTGVRRNLQDEADGFTATDDFVAGVRLLGDAGLSFDLCVRHHQLPEVTALAARVPEVTFVLDHLGKPPVAVGDTEPWRDDLARIAQLPNVVCKLSGLATESSRGWLGHDLLPYLDHALRQFGPDRCLFGGDWPVATLATGYRRWLGVVRAACAGLPGPHQQAVFADTARRVYRID